The nucleotide sequence TCAGGGGCGCCGAGTGCCGGTTGATCGCCATGACGGAGACCAGGCCCCCGGGCTTCAGTGGGGAGAGTGCTGAGGCGAGAGTGCCTGGGACGTCGTCCATGTATTGCAGGAGGTTATGGCAGAGTACGACGTCGAACTCGCCGTCGGCGAGGTCGCGCGGCAGATCGGTCGCGTCGGCCTCGACGCAGGTGATCAGCTCGGTCACGCCGCCTGCAGCGGCTCGCTCGGTGGCTACAGCGAGCATGGAGGGCGCGTAGTCGACGATGGTGACATGGTGCCCGCGGGCCGCCAGGCGGATGGCGTCTCCGCCGTCGCCGCCGGCGAGGTCGAGTATCCGCAGCGATTCGCTGCCCAGGTCGTCGAGGTGACGCAGCAGGTTTGCCTCAGCGATCGAGTAGCGCAGTCTGCCCCAGGGGGCGTCCTGCCACTCCTGCCAGGTGGCCATCGCGGTGTTGAACTTCTCCGGAGCTTCAGGCATCTCGCGACGATAGCGGTCCGGACGACGCTGGGGGCGGGCGGATCGGCAGCAGAATCAGCTGTATGTCTGGCCGCGGGGACCATCGGTACGGGCATTCAAGCAAGCACTTGATTTTGGGTGCCAGAAAGCTCGGGACAGCGCGGGCTACTGCTCTACCGCCAGCGTGGGAGCAGCTGCGACTCCGGGTAGTGGTAGGGCTCCCAGGCGTTCAGCCCGGCCGCAAGATCATCTGTGCTGAGGAACGAGGCAAGGACCGCGCGGTCATCAACCCGCCGACGGCCACCGCCTTGCGGCCTCGTGGAGATCGGCGGCCTCACAGCCCGGAACAGCTCTCACAGTCCCTCCGGTCCAACCTCTCAACGAAGGTCATCGAGTGTGACTCCCTCCACCGGTACGGGAGTCACCGGCCGTCCAGGGCGCCCCGTACCGCGCCAGGTAGTGCCACACTTTCTTGACCGCCTGGGGGTCATAGCGGCCGGAACGCGCCGCATCTCCGACGGTACGAGGATCGAGTACGCCGTCGACCGCGATCTGCGTGCCCAGGTCGACGTACTCCTGGCCGCGATATCCGGGATAACGGCGGAGTTCCTCGACAGCGAGACGGATGCCTTGGTGCCACTCCACGGGGCAGCCAACGCGCAGGGCCGCGGCCTCGACAACCGTGCCTTGGTAGCAGGGGTCCAGTACCAACGCCTCCACATGGCAGTCCGGCCGGACGGGGCCGTGCACCTGCGCCTCGATGTAGTCGTCAAGATCGTCCTGTTGATCGGCGAGGGCAAGCCAAATGAGGCCCATGCGGTGCGCGACACCGAAATCCGAGGGCTCAAGGAAACTGTCCGGGTAACAGAACGTGCTCCGCGTCAGCGTCTCGCCTGTCAGACGGAAGTGGGCGGAGCCAAACCGTGGCGCTCCGCCGAGCGGCTTGCGACGGAAGTTCAAGGCCCCGTAGACCGGCCGCTCATGCGCAGGTGCTTCGTCGTACGCTCCGTTGAAGATCCGACTCTCCCAGCACCACCGATCGCCGCCGGGATACGCGGTCAGCCCGCCGTTGCTGGTTCCCGTGACGAACTGTGAGCGGTAGACGCCGTCCTCGGCCATGACGTCCAGGATCGGCTTGCCGAGCAGCAGACGGTCCGGGTGGAAGTTGAGGGTCACCCGCAGCATCGGATCAAGTGGAGGGCCCGATGCCAGTTCCGCAACATGCCGAAGAGCCCGTTCCTGCGCTGTTGGGGAGGCTGCGGAGGTCATCCGCACAGTGTTCCCCAAGCTGATCAACCGGTGCACTCGGATTCACCCACCGACAGTCCGTCGGGCGGCGCACCATTCCTCCCCGGGGCCACGTCAGGACGTCCGCAAGCCTTGAGATCCCCACCAACTGGGGCCGCTCGAAGCCAATATGCCGGAGCCGCTGAACAACGTCACAGCCAACTCCCCACCTCTGTTGCACAGCCAGGGGACAGCCCCGCCCTCCGGTGAACGTCAGGTCGTGGCATCCGCGCTGTTTCGTGGAGCGTCTTCCTCAGGGTGCTGCTTCAGGACGTCTCTCCCACCCGGACGGTCCATCTCGCGCCACTCCGGCCGCAGTCCTGCCAGGTTCGTGGTGAGGAAGTACGTGGCCCCGCAGGCGAGCAGTACCGGCACAAGTCCGACGGAGGCCACCGCCGCCCCGGCGATCAGCCCACCGAGAGGGATACCTGCCCAGGCCAACGAGTCGCCGAGCGCGTTGACCCGGCCCAGCATCCGGCGGGGCACCCGTTCGAGGAGGACGGCCCCGATCACCGGGTTGAGGAAGCCCGCACCGAATCCACTGACGGCAAAGACGGCCAGTACCGCTCCCAGCGGGGCGTCGAAGGCGAGGATCAGAAATCTCGGGGCCCCGGCCAACAGGAACCCGGTGAAGAACACGACCCTGCGCCGCAGCCGGTGCGAGGCCACCGCGGCGATCAGGCTCCCCGCAACCGCAGCGGCCCCCATCACGCTGCCTGTGAGACCGATCGCGGTCGGCCCGCTGCCGGACTCCTTGGCCCAGACGGGCATGAGAACCGTCATGAACGCCGCGTCGAGCAGGTTGGTGATGCCCACCATGACGATGACGGTGAGCAGCAACGGCTCGGCGCGGAGGAAGGCGAAGCCTTCGCCGAAGCGCTTCCAGTAGCCCGCTTGAGCCTCTCCGGCCTGCGACGAGGCGTCCCTGGCCGGCTCTCCCATGTGGCGAGGCAGCGCCAGTGCGATGATCACCGATCCGAGAGCAAAGCAGCCCGCGTTCACGACAAGACCCGTCAAGGGGCCGAGCAGCGCCGTCAAGGCGCCGCCGGCCGCCGGGCCGACGGTGGAAGCGAGCCGCTCGGTCACACCGGACAGGCCGGTGGCACGCTCCAGCGGCACCCCACTGCGCTCAGCCGCTTCCGGGACCATGACTTCCTTGGCCAGGTCGCCGGGCCCGCGGGCGGCGCCGATCACCGCAACCAGGGCAAGCAGAAGCGGGAAGGACAGCAGGTGCAAGGCGTGGAACAGAGGGACGGCGGCGGCAGCGGCCGCGCTGGCGAGGTCCGTGGTCCAGGAAACGGCCCGTGGGCCGACCCGGTCCACCAACGGTCCGGTGAGTGCCTTGACCACCACATAGGGGGCCATCTCGAAGAAGGCGACCAGCCCGGTCTGGGTGGCGCTGCCGGTCGTGACCAGTACGAACCAGGGCAGCGCGACCGCCGCTACCCGCGTACCGGTCAGCGCCACTGCCATGGCCGCCAGCACCCCACCCAGAGGCCGTAAGGACCGCTTCCCGGACCTGCCGTCAGTCCCTGGAGCGTCCCCTGTCACGACGTCTCCGTCCCTGCCGCGGACTCAGTACCGGCTTGTACTTCCGACGGGAAGGGCTCATCCAGTTCGGGCAGGAGGTGCGTGATGACGCCGACTCGCTCGGCTCCCTCGGGGGCACTGGCCGCTGCCTCGGGCGTATCTCTCCGGTAC is from Streptomyces sp. NBC_01314 and encodes:
- a CDS encoding DUF3626 domain-containing protein — encoded protein: MTSAASPTAQERALRHVAELASGPPLDPMLRVTLNFHPDRLLLGKPILDVMAEDGVYRSQFVTGTSNGGLTAYPGGDRWCWESRIFNGAYDEAPAHERPVYGALNFRRKPLGGAPRFGSAHFRLTGETLTRSTFCYPDSFLEPSDFGVAHRMGLIWLALADQQDDLDDYIEAQVHGPVRPDCHVEALVLDPCYQGTVVEAAALRVGCPVEWHQGIRLAVEELRRYPGYRGQEYVDLGTQIAVDGVLDPRTVGDAARSGRYDPQAVKKVWHYLARYGAPWTAGDSRTGGGSHTR
- a CDS encoding MFS transporter — its product is MTGDAPGTDGRSGKRSLRPLGGVLAAMAVALTGTRVAAVALPWFVLVTTGSATQTGLVAFFEMAPYVVVKALTGPLVDRVGPRAVSWTTDLASAAAAAAVPLFHALHLLSFPLLLALVAVIGAARGPGDLAKEVMVPEAAERSGVPLERATGLSGVTERLASTVGPAAGGALTALLGPLTGLVVNAGCFALGSVIIALALPRHMGEPARDASSQAGEAQAGYWKRFGEGFAFLRAEPLLLTVIVMVGITNLLDAAFMTVLMPVWAKESGSGPTAIGLTGSVMGAAAVAGSLIAAVASHRLRRRVVFFTGFLLAGAPRFLILAFDAPLGAVLAVFAVSGFGAGFLNPVIGAVLLERVPRRMLGRVNALGDSLAWAGIPLGGLIAGAAVASVGLVPVLLACGATYFLTTNLAGLRPEWREMDRPGGRDVLKQHPEEDAPRNSADATT
- a CDS encoding class I SAM-dependent methyltransferase; translated protein: MPEAPEKFNTAMATWQEWQDAPWGRLRYSIAEANLLRHLDDLGSESLRILDLAGGDGGDAIRLAARGHHVTIVDYAPSMLAVATERAAAGGVTELITCVEADATDLPRDLADGEFDVVLCHNLLQYMDDVPGTLASALSPLKPGGLVSVMAINRHSAPLNIAVREMDPEAALAALDTDQARTQMFNSTLTLHTADEIIPTLRNLGCRDIAHYGIRSFCDYITDDARKHEPDFYAALERLELATTARPPYMHTARLFQLTAWVYQELGVIRLFGLRVGGWAVRPTLVRR